One stretch of Tenrec ecaudatus isolate mTenEca1 chromosome 18, mTenEca1.hap1, whole genome shotgun sequence DNA includes these proteins:
- the LOC142432402 gene encoding uncharacterized protein LOC142432402 → METLTRRQEERAIHSLASAPSPEAEEPTSFQEALTFKDVAVVFTEDELEMLNSAQRKLYRDVMLENFRNLVSTGQQPFKSDPTSHLEQGEETWVAEGEIPPDPDPGDKNEEDTECIQEKELKALLHKELSYWKIWEQVTGQLTGSMDPGVSLQGKEFQFSEGASHSREWAGQSTQGFKIENLVDNLQGHGPIDANHPEFPSWKRVSPPSTQASWTFGNEAWNVQGSYQKVHVEDAGYQRDGDEDSLSWVSHHDNRTPPEGERPCRSDEHRNHSVDEAIPYLPNSNVNGFKSEDGGSGFLDESNLPTHPQVPLEENSHECQEDALPRSAYLGRHPSIPIGGVSSISGEGRQGSRPTVDPLKVQPGEKSYTCFECGKGFWRISDLHSHKKVHTGERPYICDVCGKGFIFSSDLLIHQRVHTGEKPYKCAECGKGFSYSSVLLIHQRVHTGEKPYKCEECGKGFRCTSNLYIHQRVHTGKKPYTCDECGKGFSYSSNLRTHQRLHTGEKPYTCFECGKTFRFGSGLLSHKRVHTKEKPYRCDICGKSYSQSSHLQGHLRVHTGEKPYRCDECGKCFSQSSSLQLHLRVHTRERPYTCEECGKSYSRSSCLRIHQRVHNK, encoded by the exons ATGGAGACGCTGACCAGGAGACAGGAGGAGAGGG CCATTCATTCTCTGGCCTCAGCCCCTTCCCCGGAAGCAGAGGAGCCGACCAGCTTTCAG GAGGCATTGACATTCAAGGACGTGGCTGTGGTCTTCACCGAGGACGAGCTGGAAATGTTGAACTCCGCCCAGAGGAAGCTCTACAGAGACGTGATGCTGGAGAACTTCAGGAACCTGGTCTCCACGG GGCAACAGCCTTTCAAATCTGACCCGACATCCCATTTGGAGCAAGGTGAAGAAACCTGGGTGGCGGAGGGAGAAATTCCACCAGATCCAGATCCAG GAGACAAGAATGAAGAAGATACGGAGTGTATTCAAGAAAAAGAATTAAAAGCTCTTTTGCACAAAGAGCTGTCCTACTGGAAAATCTGGGAACAGGTGACTGGTCAGTTAACCGGGAGTATGGACCCCGGAGTGAGCCTTCAAGGGAAAgagttccagttttccgaagGCGCTTCTCACTCTCGAGAGTGGGCAGGCCAGTCCACTCAGGGTTTTAAGATTGAGAACTTGGTGGACAACCTTCAAGGACATGGCCCCATCGATGCAAACCATCCAGAATTCCCATCCTGGAAACGGGTGAGCCCGCCCTCCACTCAGGCATCTTGGACTTTTGGGAATGAAGCTTGGAACGTTCAGGGAAGCTATCagaaagtccacgtggaagatgcAGGATATCAACGTGATGGGGATGAGGACAGCCTCAGCTGGGTCTCACATCACGATAATCGTACTCCACCTGAAGGAGAGCGACCGTGTCGAAGTGATGAGCATAGAAACCATAGTGTCGATGAGGCCATCCCTTATCTCCCCAACTCCAACGTCAACGGCTTCAAAAGTGAGGACGGTGGGAGCGGCTTCTTGGATGAGTCAAACCTTCCCACTCACCCACAAGTGCCCTTGGAAGAGAACTCCCACGAGTGTCAGGAGGATGCGCTACCACGGAGTGCCTATCTTGGCAGACATCCCAGCATCCCCATAGGAGGGGTCTCATCTATAAGTGGGGAGGGTCGGCAGGGCTCCAGGCCAACTGTTGACCCGCTCAAGGTCCAACCAGGAGAGAAATCCTACACGTGCTTCGAGTGTGGAAAGGGCTTCTGGAGGATTTCAGACCTTCACAGTCATAAGAAAGTCCATACCGGAGAGAGGCCCTACATATGCGATgtgtgtgggaaaggcttcatctTCAGCTCCGACCTCCTCATTCACCAGAGAGTCCACACcggagagaaaccatataaatGTGCCgagtgtgggaaaggcttcagctacagctcagtgcttctCATCCACCAGAGAGTCCACACGGGGGAGAAACCTTATAAATGTGAAGAGTGTGGGAAGGGCTTCAGGTGCACCTCAAATCTCTACATCCATCAGCGAGTCCACACGGGAAAGAAACCCTACACGTGCGATGAGTGCGGCAAAGGTTTCAGCTACAGCTCAAATCTGCGCACCCACCAGCGACTGCACACGGGAGAGAAACCCTACACGTGTTTTGAGTGTGGAAAGACCTTCAGGTTCGGCTCGGGCCTCTTGAGCCACAAGAGGGTGCACACCAAAGAGAAACCGTATCGATgtgacatctgtgggaagagctaCAGCCAGAGCTCCCATCTTCAGGGCCACCTGAGGGTGCACACCGGGGAGAAACCGTACAGGTGTGACGAGTGTGGGAAGTGCTTCAGTCAGAGCTCCTCCCTCCAGCTCCACCTGAGAGTCCACACCCGAGAGAGACCCTATACGTGTGAGGAGTGTGGCAAAAGCTACAGTCGAAGCTCCTGTCTGCGGATTCATCAGAGAGTGCATAATAAGTGA